The genomic stretch ctaacttattttgaacatgttatcatatttatattccactgtgattacgttactataaatacgattagctatatgctcgggatttaataaaagtgtatattaaacaaataatcatgaaaataaaacatgtgagcaaagtgattgaccaagtcaaaaaatgatttctattcttttattgataataaatgagattacaaagaaattgggttttaattagggcataaaaccccaacagattgCGTTGTGCTTACCTATGTTAATTAATGATAGCTTATCTGtatatctgattgaaaggctcggcttataagtcgaaggtTAACTGTTATATCTGATCGAAAGGCctaacttataagttgaaggtcATCTATGATATCTGATGGGAAGGCTCGGCTTATATGTCGAGAGTTTATCGATTATATTCGAATGAAAGGTTCGGTTTATAAGTAGAGGAATTATCTATTGCATCTGATTaaaagcttggcttataagtcaaggatctaTTTATGCTATCTGATTTAAAGTTCAGCTTATTAGTCGATAATATATTTGCGGgtttaaaggctcgacttataagtcaagggtttcAAAGCTCGGTTTATGGGTCGAGGGTGGCAATAGCGTGCTGAACACCAGCTGGTGTGGTTAAGCTAACCAGaaagcgtgatatacgcttgaacgaCCTTATGGCCGCCTAAAACAATAAGCGATAGGTATGCTTGGCCAGCTCTAAGGTTGGTTATACATGGAATTGGGCAACGGGCCCTGGTGtggctctatagtcacttatctggattgaacGCATGCACAAGTAGGGTTATTATGGCTAGACATGCTAATTATGATCTTGTGATCTGATGatttactgcttatgagcatgattatgttttcttgttgtgcctcggctcacaggtgctaaatggtgaaggtaaaggaaaagaaaagttaagtcagccatgagttggagagcttcagacgcaaagtgtacatatgtggcctgctcgaccgccacggccaagatTATCAGTTAGAAATAGGGTTGGAccttgattttgccgcttaggtcggatTTTGTATTAATTTTGAGTTTGTAACAGTTTTAAACTCTGATGGGGTCCCATGTAATGCaatcaaactcttttaatgaaattgtTGAATTTTGACGGAAATTTTAGTACTTAAACCTGtagttagtttcaattacacatttgaagtccaaatgactcgtttagcgagttaagcactatttaattacatagtgtaacgatTCTGGGTTAGGATGACGTTACAAGCAATATTCTCCAGAGATGATGCGGGAGGATCTGGAAGCTGTGTAGAAACAAGTGCGCGAAAGGAAGCAGGAGGGCACTAAGTACAACCGCACACTTATGGCGTATGCAAGGTAGCAAGGATTCAAGGTGGCTAGTGAACCACTTGTTCAAGGAATCACCGTGGAGTTTATAGATAAGCTCAAGAATTCTTACCCCTTACATAGCTTGTGGATTTAGATGTTTCATGACATGCAGTTTGGTTTAGTTTGATTATTTCATTGTATTGGTTTTTGAACTTAGTGGATAATGGATGTATCAggatatttttcttttatgaatAAATGGAGATTAGTTGTTTGATGGATTAAATGTTATGGTTCTTGTTTTGAAAGTTTCACTAAGATACGCTATTGGTTTCAGGAATGAACTAAAATCACCCCTCTTTGATTTGATGGCATTGGAAGTTTAGGGATTTGGAGGAGAGCATTGATCTGAGTTTCAATGGGCTAGGAGTTACCATAAAGATGCAAGGATTAGGAATTGTGGATGAGGTTATTGATCGATAATTTTTCATACTATGTTGTTTATGCCTGATTCTATATTTGGGTTTGATGTTAGAAACATGTGGTAGGGATTCAAGGTCGGATTTTTACGATTTGGGTGTTTCTAGGTTCAACTGGTCGATCGGCTGGTATGAACTGGTCGACTGGTCTGCGATTTCTCCCAGGTTTAAAATTTTCCCAACCGATCGGCCGGCTAATATGAACTGGTAGACCGTCCTGCGATTTCTGGTATTTAATTTTCAAAGCAAACGATCGACTGACCTATTATAGAGAGGTGCATATGTTTTTATACATGAGAAATTTGGGTCTATAAGTTATGGGTATCCTAATGTAAGGTCTTGATACATCTAGAAACATGTTTTTATGGTCATTTGGGTCCTAGGAAGTTAATGTATCTATTTTTGAGAATGTTAAGTTGTTGATCGTGGATTATGATGTTGTGTAATTAAGGGTTCactaaggatacttgaaggaaCATGTTAGTTTGTGGATTGTTGCTGCTATCGATGTAAGAAAAGTGGACACCTGCATGCAAGGTGTACGCTAAACATACTCAGAAGGTAAGAATTTTAATGATTTGTCTACTTATGGTTGATGTATGATTATGTTAGTGCATGTTTATATTCAATGTTACCTATGTGTGATACTTTGCTTGACATGCTTATGTTTTtaaatgcatgtctacgttacAAACTTGCatgttatgatatgttggaaaatgcatgcttatgttatTATGTGCTTTAATGCACTATGTTTATTTTTGCTTTGGATTTGACCTTTTGTTTAATGTAAATGTTTATGATCTAATTATTTAttgtgttattttatttaaactattgatTCATGTTCTTGGGTAAGTTTAagggggttgtgtcctacacaactcttcttgctgggtccgagctcacgggtactctgtgttgcaggtaaaggcaaggaagtGGTTATAGGGcaatgagtttgagagctttggCGGAGGGCGTACATGTTATGGATATCTTGACCGTTAGGGGTCGGGCCTACTTGGAATTTATTTAATGTTTATTGTTCAGTTTTAAGACATGTTATTTTACGAATTTAAATGATGTTTTAAGTCTTGCTATAGAGTCAAaatgtttgttttttttaaatgataactATGAAACTCCAGAATCTCTTTTCTTGTTAAACATATGGGTTGTCATTTACGTTTGATTTCTTTATAATAAAAAGTATTTTATCTCAACTTTCTTTATAAAATTGGTCATTAACTCCTCAaggaaattagggtgttacaaaagAACGACATAAACTTTGAAGGAGCTAGTCGACCCTTCACCAGAGGACAGAGATTCATAGAAAGCTTCAATGCACAATTGGTCAGAACATTAGTCAACGTTTCATTTAGAAAAACACTTATAGACAACTCGATGAAATGCCTGACCAGTACTTCAGTAAAAACACATAGATTGACATGTTCCAATAGATTTTTATCATTTGAAATGTATTATCattaattatttcattatttttattattaattttcacaCAAGTCATGTAAGACCCACAACTCACTTATGTAAtgttcctaagcctataaataaagggcttaGTAAATTATTATCTCTCTAAACTTACATTTGCATATTTTTATACACATAGCATTGTATTCCCTCAAAGCTTACAAAACTGAGCTGATCAtacttattttaaataatatacaAACACTTTAAAAgaatttttcttcaaaaaaaaaatctttatataATAATTACCCAAACCGACAAAATAAGCCAAAatttttacttatcttatctttTAGCTATAAGCAAAATGCAGAAGCTTTTCTTTTATTTGTACACACTTTCTTTCTGTGATCAAAACAGATAAAACAAATTTACTTCTTTTTCCATCTTCCTTTTGATAAAATTATGAAGCATATACATACTATCAATCATTTGAATTTTTACTTCCTTTTGGCTTTCTATTCCTGATACAAATTAAAGTGATCAAGGTACTACACATAGGTACAATATTAAACAATTGAAATGGATATGAACACTTTATAGTTTATTGAACTCAAAATGGAATTGAAATCCGCAGCTTATAGACCAAGATGACCATGAATATTTTTAAGAGCTGTGCTATGCGTTCCAAGGACGAGCACAATCATGGGCAAGTTGGCCCCTTGCAATTGGATTTTTTTGAAAAGAATTGTGATGAGCTGCAGCTTTTTAATCCATTGTACCAATAAAAGGCTACCAAATCAGTTCGGGTGGGAATTCAATCCGGGTGCAAAGCATTTTCCTATTTTTGAAGGCAAGACAAAGTCAGTTCGGGTGGGAATTCAATCCGGGTGCAAAGCATTTTCCTATTTTTGAAGGCAAGACAAAGCACAGCGTATCTAGATCCTTCCACCTAATCATCGTGACAAAATAATCTGAAAACCAACTACCAATGGTCCTTTCAGAGTTAAGGGTGCTTATTCGGAAACACACAAAAATACATTCCATCAACAAATGCCCATTTGGAAACCGAAGGTCCACATGCGCCAGAGTATTTGCTTGTGGAGAGTCCTTTCTGAAAGCTTTACCTACTAGAAATAAGCTTCCCTTTTGCCTGAATAACTCATGCTCCCTTTGTGATGAAGACGATGTGGTGGAGACTTCACTCCATTTGTTCAAGGAATGCAATGTTGCTAGAGCTTTATGCTATGTAGGTCCTTTCAGTATTAGACCCGACATATCTCACTGCGCAGACTTGAAGACATAATTTTGTGGTCTAATAGAGAACTTAAGCAATGAAGAAAAGACAAACTTTGTGCTCTTTGCTAGTTGCTGCTTGTTTATGTGACAccatttggaagaaaaaaaatgaagccATATTCAGAAGTCACAAGTGGAATATTACTAGCTTGCTTCAATCATTTCTACATAGATATAATGAGTTCTTCAATCACAATCTGAAGATATCCAGCGTGGTAGAAGCAAATGACAAGCACAAAACTTGGCAAGCAATCTCAGTTGGAGAAACAGAATGGTTAATTTTCATAGATTCCTCCTTCAAAGGTGTTGCAGGTATTGCAACTGTCTGCATCAACTAAATTGATAGGGGATTCTTCAACATAGCTGATCGTATATCCACCTCCTCAGAACTGAGAGTGAAATAGCAGCATTGTTTTGGATCTTAACTGGGCAAAAACCCAAGGTTGGAAGGCAATAAGCTTAGCTTTACACTCCCAAATCACTGTTCAGAACTTTCAGAAGAAGTCCCCCCTCAAGACTGTCGCAATCTTAGTTTACCCTTACAATAATAGAACCAAGCAGTAGTTTTAATTGTTGTTAAGAGATTGGACAACTCAATAGCTGATGGTCTTGCTAAATGGTCTAAATTGTCCAAGACCATTTCTGAACCAATTTACAGTGGTCATCAACTCTTTTcctttatatatattaaaaaaaaaatccgaAAAGAACAACGAAGCCAATCACAATTGGCAATGAAATTCCCTACCTGAAAGCCATAGAAATATTAGAAAAcaagagagaacgagagagaatcatattatgtgaaattataatttacaaaaaaaaaaaaaacaatacgaTTTCTCTTTATTTGCTaaacaaaaaccaaaaccaatATTCATAGCTATGTTATGTGATAACAAGATCCGCGAACATTATAATGGTAATGCAACGAGTACCAAACTGTTCAAGAACAACCTTGATATCGGAACTTGGAAGGTTTATTGAAAGTAAGCCCTGTTCCAAAGACCAGAAGGATATGCGGTATTTTCCATTTTTCTTGCCAAAAGCAAAACATTGTAAGAAAACAAATTACAAATGGATTATTGTTTCcccttttatttttaaacaagCATAAAAACCTTCAGAAATACAAAAGCACAATGCtggcacatttttttttttttaaaaatacagtTCTTGGCCAGTCACAAATTAGCCAAGTAAAATTAACTTTCAACTTTAACCAGAAGTAAAATACCAACAGATACTAGTAATATCTTGTACCCATTAATAGGCAGAAACTAAGTCATTCTCAGAGATTCCTACACACACTTCGGCTGAATTATGGGGCAAGTTTTCAAGAATCTCTGATATAAACTTGATCAGAGAGCAAAGTCCACCCAAGAAGTTATGATCAATAACACCCTCCCCTTCGATCACATGTGCAAAGTCAATCAGTTTAATTGTAGCTCCTGGGCCCTCCCCTTTTAGAGTTGCTTCCTTCTCATAAACCATCAGAACCGAACAAGAATAGAAATGGAAAATGGTTTGATCTTCAAACCATGCCTTGAGCTTCAACAATTGTGCCAAGACCCCATCAGCACCACCATAAACATTTTCTGCAAACGCACAGTCTGGTTCTGGAACTAAATCATCTGACAAATTAGATGAAACAAATTTCCTAAGAGCTATTCTAACATCATTTGTACTAAACCCCAGAACATACTTCCTTTCCGGTTTCCAATATCCAGAGTCTTTACTTCCATAAATCTGAAATCCAGATATCCTAAATCCCAAGGGCAAGCTTGTTGTTTCTCTATCTTTCTTAAGACATCTCATGATATAATCTTCAGAAGCTGTCGGGAACCATGTTCTAGATCCCATTTTAATGTCCATTAGAGAAGGATTAGTACGAATCGAAGCAATATCTTCCATGACGAGATGGGGACGGAGACCAGATCCATCAGACGCCTCTAAATCTTTAGTGCCATAATAGGTGGGGAAGAATTTGCGTATATGATTTGGAATTTCATTGTTGGAAGAGAATTTTGTATAGAACGCCACCTCCTGGGAGCCAAGGTCATCACTTTGAAGAGGCTTGTAGAAGCGCCCTGAATTATCTATGAGAGGGCCAATGATTCCTTTACTGGCTTGGTGGCCAGCAACCTGATGATCTGGTATCTTAAACATTTTCTAGAGGACAAGAAGTACCAAAACAATGTCAACATAAATTCTTAAATctatcatattaaaaaaattcaagaagTCTCTTTTCATTGATAGATACAATAATTGAAACAAACATAATAAGCTACTAACAATATAACCCCAAAACTAATTACATACATAAATATTCATTTCtcgaaaataatatttttaagacacaattaatattaaataaaattgattacGTTGAAAGTACTTGACCCAGAATCAACAATCTACAAATATTGTAGCCCCAAAACCATCAATATTATAAAATAAGATCATGtccaataattaattatttatactaACTCTTCATTACTTAAAGATATCTTGAAAAGTAGAGCTTTATCATTAAATAAATGAACACCTAATATTGGGGAAGAATTGATCGAAAAAATCACTTTTAAGGTCTGCGGTTTTGATGTTGGATCTTAAGCTGGTAACTAAAATACAAATATCAAAATAAGAGATTCACActtacattaatttttattttaatatatccaTGAGCTAAGAGTCAAATCTAGTTGGGGTTATGTGCTCCCACTGGATCTTGTCTAAATTGTTTTAAGATACATGTAAAGATGTCTTTACATTATTTTATACATgtgcacatatatataaataatattccaGAACAGTAAGAGCAAAGTATTTATAGAAGCAAAACACACTTTCTTTTCAACAGCCAAGGAATTATTATTTAATGAGCACTTTGAGAACAAATAGAAAATCATACTGATCCTTTAGAAGATCAATTCCAATAAAAATTTACTTCATTTTTCCTGTCGAGAGAATTTAATTTCAGCATTTCAATTTACAAGAATCTAAGCTCAGTACTACATTTTTAAAATTAGTGATCAAAACATTCATatagagattaaaaaaaaaatggtaaataACATAACTACCTGATAGGCTGATAGCGATAAAGGGTATCAACACGGGAACCGGGTTTGCCAGAGAACTCCCGCAGAGAGAGAAGGTAGGAATTTCGTGTGAATTTGAGAAACAAACAATAGTAATTGTTGAGGAAGCACTGTTTTTGGGTCTATCCGATGAAGGAATTAGAATTGGGAGTTAGGAGAACAAGATAGATATTTCCGTTTGTCATTTTTATCCCTCTGTcatctattatttaatttttttattaagtaATTTTACCTTTTTTTGTTGTGGACTTTTGTGAGATATTTTTTTTGGGCAAACTTTTTCCTCAGCCCATATCTTTTCTCTCTCCCCACCTTACTGGGCATTTATTTCGCTCCATAGTCCATAGCAGACTGGAGGTGACATTGACTAGTGATtagttaatattaaatattatatttattatttttgttgttgctTATTTTTAATAGAATTTATCTAATGGGTCATTACATTCAATTCAAGAATATGAGAAAGGCGAGAATGCTTCTTTAAAAGTCTTTGAGTTGAAAGgttgttttagttttagtttatTTGGAGGGTAAATTTCTGTTATTTTATCATAATTTATAAGGAATTCTACTAATTATTAAGTCAGAttcttaatatataatttttagaagaaaaatGAGTTTGTTTCTTTGTTATGTGAAATGCACATCAGATTTATGGAGATTAGTTATTTTCTTATGAAAGCAAATATGCTTAAATAGTTAATACTATAACCTCTATTAGTAGAGAAAAACAACTTAAGTACAATAACTATGGGACAAGTCTCTCAAGTTACATTTCTTTGAAATCTTCTAATTAAATTATTCTATAATAATTGTTAACGGTGGATTTTATATAAGCCACTCAAAAGGAAgacagaaaaaaaaatatatgtgtaaATATAGGTGTTGTTGagtaatacttaaaaaaaaatagttttttatttaattaattaaaaatttaacaattaagtATAAAATAATGTTTAGTAActctaattttatttattattttttaaaattttaattaaaatttattaaattttgaaaatagaattttttttacttttaaaattttttaaaaccattttcgaattttagtttttttttcttctcttcttcaaattattttatattattaaacaaaaaataaaaataaaagttattaaaagtatttattattttttatttttaaaaataaaaataaaaaataattatcaaacatatttttatttttttaaaataaaaaaacaaaaccaaaattaatatttttatttttgtgtttaaaaagtTCAACCATAGTTTTTGTTGTAGAAAATGAAGAAGTAAAAAAACGTCTGCTCTTATTTTGAAGTCATTTATATTTCCAACAATGGTTTCATCacatcatttcatttttttaaaatgatactAATCTTATAGAATTACTTAATGCTTGTAggaactaaaccataaaaaatgtTGTTCCTGAACTTAAAATGAAATTAGTTTTCACCACAAACACAAATAGTCAACTACTTTTTTAGTGTTtaggtttgaattttttttaggcTTTAAGTTCATTTGTCCGTTAAaaaatagattagtttctttatttaagTTTTATTAACAAACATTAATTTAAGCAATCACACTTTCTTATTTTTAGGGAAAAAGggaagtaaataaaataaaataaaaaaagaaaataatgtgTTATTATTATAGATGTTCTTTTCTTTATTGCTCAAATTTGTCGTTATTCGAGTTGTTTTACATGGTCAACATAATATTCCTCTTTCATAAGCTTATTAACAAAAAACATAAGcttattaacaaaaaaaatatacagttTTACTTTTTTGCTTCAACATGAGAGTAACTTACCACCAAGGTAATTAATAATAAAGGTTAATGTATGGTATTAATTTGAATGAATTCACAGAAATGATGTTTCAAGATATACATATCACAGAAatgattaataataataataatagcaagTCATTGGGCCCAAACACGTCAGGCCAGTGCCTTGACCCCCACATAATAAGAccccaaatttttttaaaatgtcattttttacaTACACAAAAAGACccccaaaataattttttatatatatatatatatttaaaataacatattgtatagtgtaaatcctaaaattggcatattttatagagaTATCGTTTTATTAAAAGATCAATTGTTTGTTTCCATTTATTGTGTTTTTTGGAATTAAactttccctttcttgtgatttgtggaatatttatattcattatttaactttatttgattataaagggaagtaatatcttgcaaatattcatTACTTACTCAAAACTATTACTGGAATATTTGAcattatattttcgtgcagctcaagaattgaaattcaggaaactgaatatttaatgtcattaattgttctttctattttgagcatgttttcgatccgacacaggtctgagctgtccccaccaaaatcgtatctgtcggatcaacatcttctaaaaaaggcaattcttcatcaatcaagaatatcttcaattattcttgcttttattaggagattctttctcagcctttatgagcacggaaaaggactctataaatagagctctaaaggcagtgagaaaaagtgaactcttaaatgcataatttgtgagtgtattgtaatatttgtgagagttccttatttgtattcaagatcatagtattcacgtgatcttgtaaaAATATGAGTGCTTGAATTTGGggtgagtttataccacattcatgagtgaatacacattgtaatttgaatacaacttttatagtcttcgggagaagatttttacaagccttgcgtcgggaggatacaagcactcgctggccattgaagggagttcaagtggttgagcgtttcaatcaagatcagattagtgaagagaagtacaacaaagttgcggcaaatctcaagagggagtcttgttttgtttaagtcaatattttgtacttgtgattctttattaattggttttattctctgggcgtggccataatgagtaggttatctgaaagggtttctgaaccttgtaagaatttgttgtgttatttattgttttgcactgtctttttattgtgttcagtttctgtcgtgacaagttcggattttgtcccgacagaactgcaatctgtttaaatagttaattaccattccgcactttaattaattcacatggttaaattaatttggtaattactaaaaacaaaatttcaattggtatcagagcaggtcactCATCTCTGAGtatgatcttggtttattctgtttattgttcttgttcttgcaatgccTTTTTTCACagaatcactactacaaaactgggatttcccgacacccaaccacgacagtcaactctgttgactgtcgtaattgcttagcaggactctacgccgacagttaaaaactgtaggcatagagaccaacgccgacagttaataactgTCAccattgcttttgactgtcgctattgacctcaacgccgacagttaattcaagaccaatgccgacagttaaaaggtgtcgctattgaccccaatgccgacagttaattcgagagcaatgccgacagttaaaaggtgTCGCAATTGACCCCAATGCCAACAGtcaattcgagaccaatgccgacagttaaaaagtgtcgctattgaccccaacgccgacagttaataaaagtccaatgccgacagtcataaaatgtcgccaaaattcaaataaaaaataataatgaatgaatagtataattttaaaaatataaactaaattatgtaaatatatctttataataattatgtatttattaaaaacttttaaaactagattttttttgtttccaaattttttatttacttttttatgtataataatttttatatcaaaatttaaatgtattattctttaacatatttataaaattaactacattattaactatataattctttaacatatttataaaatttgtattagttaaaatagagttgttttattaattggaaaaatattgtaaaaaaaattaatgaatagtataattttaaaaataaaataaatcatgtaaatatatatttataaaaattatgtatttattaaacaaaatttaaactagatttttttgtttctaaattttttatattattatcttttgtatttataataatttttatatcaaaatttaaatttattattctttaacatatttataaaattaattatattattaactatattattctttaacatatttataaaatttgtattagttaaaaaagagttgtgttattaattgaaaaaatatagtaaaaaaattaatgaatagtataattttaaaaataaactaaattatgtatatatatttataaaaattattaaaaaaattttaaactagattttttttgtttctaaatattttatattattatcttttgtatttatataataatttttatatcaaaatttaaatttattattctttaacatatttataaattaaattaactatattattctttaacacatttataaaatttgtattagttaaaaaaaaagttgttttattaattggaaaaatattgtaaaaaaaattaatatataaatttattagttatgattttttttattaatatatatatgtttaaatatttttttataaaa from Humulus lupulus chromosome 5, drHumLupu1.1, whole genome shotgun sequence encodes the following:
- the LOC133777906 gene encoding inositol polyphosphate multikinase alpha-like, whose protein sequence is MFKIPDHQVAGHQASKGIIGPLIDNSGRFYKPLQSDDLGSQEVAFYTKFSSNNEIPNHIRKFFPTYYGTKDLEASDGSGLRPHLVMEDIASIRTNPSLMDIKMGSRTWFPTASEDYIMRCLKKDRETTSLPLGFRISGFQIYGSKDSGYWKPERKYVLGFSTNDVRIALRKFVSSNLSDDLVPEPDCAFAENVYGGADGVLAQLLKLKAWFEDQTIFHFYSCSVLMVYEKEATLKGEGPGATIKLIDFAHVIEGEGVIDHNFLGGLCSLIKFISEILENLPHNSAEVCVGISENDLVSAY